The Bos javanicus breed banteng chromosome 18, ARS-OSU_banteng_1.0, whole genome shotgun sequence genome has a segment encoding these proteins:
- the HIF3A gene encoding hypoxia-inducible factor 3-alpha isoform X4, producing MWQHPTCLPHPTLTLPGAPPVNAGHARRSSTELRKEKSRDAARSRRSQETEVLYQLAHTLPFARGVSAHLDKASIMRLTISYLRMHRLCTAGEWNQVGAGGEPLDACYLKALEGFVMVLTAEGDMAYLSENVSKHLGLSQLELIGHNIFDFIHPCDQEELQDALTPRQSLSKKKPEAPTERCFSLRMKSTLSSRGRTLNLKAATWKVLHCSGHMRVYKPPAQTSPAGSPNLEPPLQCLVLICEAIPHPGSLEPPLGRGAFLSRHSLDMKFTYCDERIAEVAGYSPDDLIGCSAYEYIHALDSDAVGQSIHTLLSKGQAVTGQYRFLARSGGYLWTQTQATVVSGGRGPQSESIVCVHFLISRVEETEVVLSLEQTERHSRRHVQRGSPSQKDAPNPGDRLDTSGPRILAFLHPPALSEAALAADPRRFCSPDLRRLLAPILDGTSVAATPSAPPATRRPQSPLPADLPDDLLVDVENAHKVLASGKDLQTVETDLDIAQGPDPELRRRGREGGAPGHQAPETIPQPRTRKLPVASPQPELPSDRRTSPREPAGSQHPPPGTE from the exons ATGTGGCAGCACCCCACGTGTTTGCCGCATCCAACTCTTACCCTTCCCGGAGCGCCTCCAGTGAACGCAGGCCATGCCCGCAGGTCGAGCACGGAGCTGCGCAAGGAGAAGTCCCGGGATGCGGCCCGCAGCCGGCGCAGCCAGGAGACCGAGGTGCTGTACCAGCTGGCGCACACGCTGCCCTTCGCGCGCGGGGTCAGCGCCCACCTGGACAAGGCCTCCATCATGCGCCTCACCATCAGCTACCTGCGCATGCACCGCCTCTGCACCGCAG GGGAGTGGAACCAGGTGGGAGCAGGGGGCGAACCGCTGGATGCCTGCTACCTGAAGGCCCTGGAGGGCTTTGTTATGGTGCTCACCGCCGAGGGAGACATGGCTTACCTGTCAGAAAATGTCAGCAAACACCTGGGCCTCAGTCAG ctgGAGCTGATCGGACACAATATCTTTGATTTTATCCATCCCTGTGACCAAGAGGAGCTTCAAGATGCCCTGACCCCCCGGCAGA GCCTGTCCAAAAAGAAGCCGGAGGCCCCCACGGAGCGGTGCTTCTCCTTGCGCATGAAGAGCACCCTCAGCAGCCGTGGGCGCACCCTCAATCTCAAGGCGGCCACCTGGAAG GTACTACACTGTTCTGGACACATGAGGGTCTACAAGCCCCCGGCACAGACTTCCCCAGCTGGGAGTCCCAACTTGGAGCCCCCTCTGCAATGCCTGGTGCTAATCTGTGAAGCCATCCCCCACCCTGGCAGCCTGGAGCCCCCGTTGGGCCGAGGGGCCTTCCTCAGCCGCCACAGCCTGGACATGAAGTTCACCTACTGTGATGAGAG GATCGCGGAGGTTGCCGGCTACAGCCCCGACGACCTGATTGGCTGTTCTGCCTACGAGTACATCCACGCGCTGGACTCGGATGCAGTCGGCCAGAGCATCCATACGT TGCTGAGCAAGGGCCAGGCAGTAACGGGGCAGTACCGCTTCCTGGCCCGGAGTGGTGGCTACCTGTGGACCCAGACCCAGGCCACAGTGGTGTCAGGGGGCCGGGGTCCCCAATCTGAGAGTATCGTCTGCGTCCACTTCCTGATCAG CCGAGTGGAAGAGACCGAAGTGGTGCTGTCCCTTGAGCAAACGGAGCGACACTCTCGCAGACACGTTCAGCGGGGCAGCCCCTCTCAGAAGGATGCCCCTAATCCTGGGGACAGACTTG ACACCTCTGGTCCCCGGATCCTGGCTTTCCTGCACCCTCCTGCCCTGAGTGAGGCCGCCCTGGCCGCTGACCCTCGTAGGTTCTGTAGCCCTGACCTCCGTCGCCTCCTGGCACCAATCCTGGACGGGACTTCAGTAGCCGCTACCCCTAGTGCACCCCCAGCCACACGGCGCCCCCAGAGTCCTCTTCCG GCTGATCTCCCAGATGATCTCCTTGTGGACGTGGAGAATGCACACAAAGTCTTGGCCTCTGGGAAAGACCTGCAGACAGTGGAGACAGATCTAGATATCGCTCAG GGCCCTGATCCCGAGCTCAGAAGACGAGGCAGAGAAGGTGGAGCTCCTGGGCATCAGGCCCCCGAAACGATCCCCCAGCCTAGAACCCGAAAACTTCCTGTTGCCTCCCCTCAGCCTG AGCTTCCTTCTGACAGGAGGACCAGCCCCAGGGAGCCGGCAGGATCCCAGCACCCACCTCCTGGAACTGAATGA
- the HIF3A gene encoding hypoxia-inducible factor 3-alpha isoform X1, which yields MWQHPTCLPHPTLTLPGAPPVNAGHARRSSTELRKEKSRDAARSRRSQETEVLYQLAHTLPFARGVSAHLDKASIMRLTISYLRMHRLCTAGEWNQVGAGGEPLDACYLKALEGFVMVLTAEGDMAYLSENVSKHLGLSQLELIGHNIFDFIHPCDQEELQDALTPRQSLSKKKPEAPTERCFSLRMKSTLSSRGRTLNLKAATWKVLHCSGHMRVYKPPAQTSPAGSPNLEPPLQCLVLICEAIPHPGSLEPPLGRGAFLSRHSLDMKFTYCDERIAEVAGYSPDDLIGCSAYEYIHALDSDAVGQSIHTLLSKGQAVTGQYRFLARSGGYLWTQTQATVVSGGRGPQSESIVCVHFLISRVEETEVVLSLEQTERHSRRHVQRGSPSQKDAPNPGDRLDTSGPRILAFLHPPALSEAALAADPRRFCSPDLRRLLAPILDGTSVAATPSAPPATRRPQSPLPADLPDDLLVDVENAHKVLASGKDLQTVETDLDIAQDVDALDLEMLAPYISMDDDFQLNSSEQLPRAYHRPPGAVPRPRARSFHGMSPPTPETSLLPRWGSDPRLSCSSPSRGDPSASSPMVGARKRALIPSSEDEAEKVELLGIRPPKRSPSLEPENFLLPPLSLSFLLTGGPAPGSRQDPSTHLLELNEPLGPGPSLLSLYPDEDTAQPRSHFQLAAGLAQAN from the exons ATGTGGCAGCACCCCACGTGTTTGCCGCATCCAACTCTTACCCTTCCCGGAGCGCCTCCAGTGAACGCAGGCCATGCCCGCAGGTCGAGCACGGAGCTGCGCAAGGAGAAGTCCCGGGATGCGGCCCGCAGCCGGCGCAGCCAGGAGACCGAGGTGCTGTACCAGCTGGCGCACACGCTGCCCTTCGCGCGCGGGGTCAGCGCCCACCTGGACAAGGCCTCCATCATGCGCCTCACCATCAGCTACCTGCGCATGCACCGCCTCTGCACCGCAG GGGAGTGGAACCAGGTGGGAGCAGGGGGCGAACCGCTGGATGCCTGCTACCTGAAGGCCCTGGAGGGCTTTGTTATGGTGCTCACCGCCGAGGGAGACATGGCTTACCTGTCAGAAAATGTCAGCAAACACCTGGGCCTCAGTCAG ctgGAGCTGATCGGACACAATATCTTTGATTTTATCCATCCCTGTGACCAAGAGGAGCTTCAAGATGCCCTGACCCCCCGGCAGA GCCTGTCCAAAAAGAAGCCGGAGGCCCCCACGGAGCGGTGCTTCTCCTTGCGCATGAAGAGCACCCTCAGCAGCCGTGGGCGCACCCTCAATCTCAAGGCGGCCACCTGGAAG GTACTACACTGTTCTGGACACATGAGGGTCTACAAGCCCCCGGCACAGACTTCCCCAGCTGGGAGTCCCAACTTGGAGCCCCCTCTGCAATGCCTGGTGCTAATCTGTGAAGCCATCCCCCACCCTGGCAGCCTGGAGCCCCCGTTGGGCCGAGGGGCCTTCCTCAGCCGCCACAGCCTGGACATGAAGTTCACCTACTGTGATGAGAG GATCGCGGAGGTTGCCGGCTACAGCCCCGACGACCTGATTGGCTGTTCTGCCTACGAGTACATCCACGCGCTGGACTCGGATGCAGTCGGCCAGAGCATCCATACGT TGCTGAGCAAGGGCCAGGCAGTAACGGGGCAGTACCGCTTCCTGGCCCGGAGTGGTGGCTACCTGTGGACCCAGACCCAGGCCACAGTGGTGTCAGGGGGCCGGGGTCCCCAATCTGAGAGTATCGTCTGCGTCCACTTCCTGATCAG CCGAGTGGAAGAGACCGAAGTGGTGCTGTCCCTTGAGCAAACGGAGCGACACTCTCGCAGACACGTTCAGCGGGGCAGCCCCTCTCAGAAGGATGCCCCTAATCCTGGGGACAGACTTG ACACCTCTGGTCCCCGGATCCTGGCTTTCCTGCACCCTCCTGCCCTGAGTGAGGCCGCCCTGGCCGCTGACCCTCGTAGGTTCTGTAGCCCTGACCTCCGTCGCCTCCTGGCACCAATCCTGGACGGGACTTCAGTAGCCGCTACCCCTAGTGCACCCCCAGCCACACGGCGCCCCCAGAGTCCTCTTCCG GCTGATCTCCCAGATGATCTCCTTGTGGACGTGGAGAATGCACACAAAGTCTTGGCCTCTGGGAAAGACCTGCAGACAGTGGAGACAGATCTAGATATCGCTCAG GACGTCGATGCTCTGGATTTGGAGATGCTGGCCCCCTACATCTCCATGGATGATGACTTTCAGCTCAACTCCAGCGAGCAGCTACCCAGGGCCTACCACAGACCTCCAGGGGCTGTCCCCCGGCCCCGTGCTCGGAGCTTCCACGGCATGTCGCCCCCAACCCCTGAGACCTCCCTGCTGCCCCGCTGGGGGAGTGACCCCCGGCTGAGTTGCTCCAGCCCTTCCAGAGGGGATCCCTCAGCATCCTCCCCTATGGTTGGGGCTCGGAAGAG GGCCCTGATCCCGAGCTCAGAAGACGAGGCAGAGAAGGTGGAGCTCCTGGGCATCAGGCCCCCGAAACGATCCCCCAGCCTAGAACCCGAAAACTTCCTGTTGCCTCCCCTCAGCCTG AGCTTCCTTCTGACAGGAGGACCAGCCCCAGGGAGCCGGCAGGATCCCAGCACCCACCTCCTGGAACTGAATGAGCCCCTGG GCCCGGGCCCCTCCCTGCTCTCTCTCTACCCGGACGAGGACACGGCCCAGCCCAGGAGCCACTTCCAGCTAGCGGCAGGCTTGGCCCAGGCCAACTGA
- the HIF3A gene encoding hypoxia-inducible factor 3-alpha isoform X2, with product MALGLQRARSSTELRKEKSRDAARSRRSQETEVLYQLAHTLPFARGVSAHLDKASIMRLTISYLRMHRLCTAGEWNQVGAGGEPLDACYLKALEGFVMVLTAEGDMAYLSENVSKHLGLSQLELIGHNIFDFIHPCDQEELQDALTPRQSLSKKKPEAPTERCFSLRMKSTLSSRGRTLNLKAATWKVLHCSGHMRVYKPPAQTSPAGSPNLEPPLQCLVLICEAIPHPGSLEPPLGRGAFLSRHSLDMKFTYCDERIAEVAGYSPDDLIGCSAYEYIHALDSDAVGQSIHTLLSKGQAVTGQYRFLARSGGYLWTQTQATVVSGGRGPQSESIVCVHFLISRVEETEVVLSLEQTERHSRRHVQRGSPSQKDAPNPGDRLDTSGPRILAFLHPPALSEAALAADPRRFCSPDLRRLLAPILDGTSVAATPSAPPATRRPQSPLPADLPDDLLVDVENAHKVLASGKDLQTVETDLDIAQDVDALDLEMLAPYISMDDDFQLNSSEQLPRAYHRPPGAVPRPRARSFHGMSPPTPETSLLPRWGSDPRLSCSSPSRGDPSASSPMVGARKRALIPSSEDEAEKVELLGIRPPKRSPSLEPENFLLPPLSLSFLLTGGPAPGSRQDPSTHLLELNEPLGPGPSLLSLYPDEDTAQPRSHFQLAAGLAQAN from the exons GTCGAGCACGGAGCTGCGCAAGGAGAAGTCCCGGGATGCGGCCCGCAGCCGGCGCAGCCAGGAGACCGAGGTGCTGTACCAGCTGGCGCACACGCTGCCCTTCGCGCGCGGGGTCAGCGCCCACCTGGACAAGGCCTCCATCATGCGCCTCACCATCAGCTACCTGCGCATGCACCGCCTCTGCACCGCAG GGGAGTGGAACCAGGTGGGAGCAGGGGGCGAACCGCTGGATGCCTGCTACCTGAAGGCCCTGGAGGGCTTTGTTATGGTGCTCACCGCCGAGGGAGACATGGCTTACCTGTCAGAAAATGTCAGCAAACACCTGGGCCTCAGTCAG ctgGAGCTGATCGGACACAATATCTTTGATTTTATCCATCCCTGTGACCAAGAGGAGCTTCAAGATGCCCTGACCCCCCGGCAGA GCCTGTCCAAAAAGAAGCCGGAGGCCCCCACGGAGCGGTGCTTCTCCTTGCGCATGAAGAGCACCCTCAGCAGCCGTGGGCGCACCCTCAATCTCAAGGCGGCCACCTGGAAG GTACTACACTGTTCTGGACACATGAGGGTCTACAAGCCCCCGGCACAGACTTCCCCAGCTGGGAGTCCCAACTTGGAGCCCCCTCTGCAATGCCTGGTGCTAATCTGTGAAGCCATCCCCCACCCTGGCAGCCTGGAGCCCCCGTTGGGCCGAGGGGCCTTCCTCAGCCGCCACAGCCTGGACATGAAGTTCACCTACTGTGATGAGAG GATCGCGGAGGTTGCCGGCTACAGCCCCGACGACCTGATTGGCTGTTCTGCCTACGAGTACATCCACGCGCTGGACTCGGATGCAGTCGGCCAGAGCATCCATACGT TGCTGAGCAAGGGCCAGGCAGTAACGGGGCAGTACCGCTTCCTGGCCCGGAGTGGTGGCTACCTGTGGACCCAGACCCAGGCCACAGTGGTGTCAGGGGGCCGGGGTCCCCAATCTGAGAGTATCGTCTGCGTCCACTTCCTGATCAG CCGAGTGGAAGAGACCGAAGTGGTGCTGTCCCTTGAGCAAACGGAGCGACACTCTCGCAGACACGTTCAGCGGGGCAGCCCCTCTCAGAAGGATGCCCCTAATCCTGGGGACAGACTTG ACACCTCTGGTCCCCGGATCCTGGCTTTCCTGCACCCTCCTGCCCTGAGTGAGGCCGCCCTGGCCGCTGACCCTCGTAGGTTCTGTAGCCCTGACCTCCGTCGCCTCCTGGCACCAATCCTGGACGGGACTTCAGTAGCCGCTACCCCTAGTGCACCCCCAGCCACACGGCGCCCCCAGAGTCCTCTTCCG GCTGATCTCCCAGATGATCTCCTTGTGGACGTGGAGAATGCACACAAAGTCTTGGCCTCTGGGAAAGACCTGCAGACAGTGGAGACAGATCTAGATATCGCTCAG GACGTCGATGCTCTGGATTTGGAGATGCTGGCCCCCTACATCTCCATGGATGATGACTTTCAGCTCAACTCCAGCGAGCAGCTACCCAGGGCCTACCACAGACCTCCAGGGGCTGTCCCCCGGCCCCGTGCTCGGAGCTTCCACGGCATGTCGCCCCCAACCCCTGAGACCTCCCTGCTGCCCCGCTGGGGGAGTGACCCCCGGCTGAGTTGCTCCAGCCCTTCCAGAGGGGATCCCTCAGCATCCTCCCCTATGGTTGGGGCTCGGAAGAG GGCCCTGATCCCGAGCTCAGAAGACGAGGCAGAGAAGGTGGAGCTCCTGGGCATCAGGCCCCCGAAACGATCCCCCAGCCTAGAACCCGAAAACTTCCTGTTGCCTCCCCTCAGCCTG AGCTTCCTTCTGACAGGAGGACCAGCCCCAGGGAGCCGGCAGGATCCCAGCACCCACCTCCTGGAACTGAATGAGCCCCTGG GCCCGGGCCCCTCCCTGCTCTCTCTCTACCCGGACGAGGACACGGCCCAGCCCAGGAGCCACTTCCAGCTAGCGGCAGGCTTGGCCCAGGCCAACTGA
- the HIF3A gene encoding hypoxia-inducible factor 3-alpha isoform X3: MRLTISYLRMHRLCTAGEWNQVGAGGEPLDACYLKALEGFVMVLTAEGDMAYLSENVSKHLGLSQLELIGHNIFDFIHPCDQEELQDALTPRQSLSKKKPEAPTERCFSLRMKSTLSSRGRTLNLKAATWKVLHCSGHMRVYKPPAQTSPAGSPNLEPPLQCLVLICEAIPHPGSLEPPLGRGAFLSRHSLDMKFTYCDERIAEVAGYSPDDLIGCSAYEYIHALDSDAVGQSIHTLLSKGQAVTGQYRFLARSGGYLWTQTQATVVSGGRGPQSESIVCVHFLISRVEETEVVLSLEQTERHSRRHVQRGSPSQKDAPNPGDRLDTSGPRILAFLHPPALSEAALAADPRRFCSPDLRRLLAPILDGTSVAATPSAPPATRRPQSPLPADLPDDLLVDVENAHKVLASGKDLQTVETDLDIAQDVDALDLEMLAPYISMDDDFQLNSSEQLPRAYHRPPGAVPRPRARSFHGMSPPTPETSLLPRWGSDPRLSCSSPSRGDPSASSPMVGARKRALIPSSEDEAEKVELLGIRPPKRSPSLEPENFLLPPLSLSFLLTGGPAPGSRQDPSTHLLELNEPLGPGPSLLSLYPDEDTAQPRSHFQLAAGLAQAN, translated from the exons ATGCGCCTCACCATCAGCTACCTGCGCATGCACCGCCTCTGCACCGCAG GGGAGTGGAACCAGGTGGGAGCAGGGGGCGAACCGCTGGATGCCTGCTACCTGAAGGCCCTGGAGGGCTTTGTTATGGTGCTCACCGCCGAGGGAGACATGGCTTACCTGTCAGAAAATGTCAGCAAACACCTGGGCCTCAGTCAG ctgGAGCTGATCGGACACAATATCTTTGATTTTATCCATCCCTGTGACCAAGAGGAGCTTCAAGATGCCCTGACCCCCCGGCAGA GCCTGTCCAAAAAGAAGCCGGAGGCCCCCACGGAGCGGTGCTTCTCCTTGCGCATGAAGAGCACCCTCAGCAGCCGTGGGCGCACCCTCAATCTCAAGGCGGCCACCTGGAAG GTACTACACTGTTCTGGACACATGAGGGTCTACAAGCCCCCGGCACAGACTTCCCCAGCTGGGAGTCCCAACTTGGAGCCCCCTCTGCAATGCCTGGTGCTAATCTGTGAAGCCATCCCCCACCCTGGCAGCCTGGAGCCCCCGTTGGGCCGAGGGGCCTTCCTCAGCCGCCACAGCCTGGACATGAAGTTCACCTACTGTGATGAGAG GATCGCGGAGGTTGCCGGCTACAGCCCCGACGACCTGATTGGCTGTTCTGCCTACGAGTACATCCACGCGCTGGACTCGGATGCAGTCGGCCAGAGCATCCATACGT TGCTGAGCAAGGGCCAGGCAGTAACGGGGCAGTACCGCTTCCTGGCCCGGAGTGGTGGCTACCTGTGGACCCAGACCCAGGCCACAGTGGTGTCAGGGGGCCGGGGTCCCCAATCTGAGAGTATCGTCTGCGTCCACTTCCTGATCAG CCGAGTGGAAGAGACCGAAGTGGTGCTGTCCCTTGAGCAAACGGAGCGACACTCTCGCAGACACGTTCAGCGGGGCAGCCCCTCTCAGAAGGATGCCCCTAATCCTGGGGACAGACTTG ACACCTCTGGTCCCCGGATCCTGGCTTTCCTGCACCCTCCTGCCCTGAGTGAGGCCGCCCTGGCCGCTGACCCTCGTAGGTTCTGTAGCCCTGACCTCCGTCGCCTCCTGGCACCAATCCTGGACGGGACTTCAGTAGCCGCTACCCCTAGTGCACCCCCAGCCACACGGCGCCCCCAGAGTCCTCTTCCG GCTGATCTCCCAGATGATCTCCTTGTGGACGTGGAGAATGCACACAAAGTCTTGGCCTCTGGGAAAGACCTGCAGACAGTGGAGACAGATCTAGATATCGCTCAG GACGTCGATGCTCTGGATTTGGAGATGCTGGCCCCCTACATCTCCATGGATGATGACTTTCAGCTCAACTCCAGCGAGCAGCTACCCAGGGCCTACCACAGACCTCCAGGGGCTGTCCCCCGGCCCCGTGCTCGGAGCTTCCACGGCATGTCGCCCCCAACCCCTGAGACCTCCCTGCTGCCCCGCTGGGGGAGTGACCCCCGGCTGAGTTGCTCCAGCCCTTCCAGAGGGGATCCCTCAGCATCCTCCCCTATGGTTGGGGCTCGGAAGAG GGCCCTGATCCCGAGCTCAGAAGACGAGGCAGAGAAGGTGGAGCTCCTGGGCATCAGGCCCCCGAAACGATCCCCCAGCCTAGAACCCGAAAACTTCCTGTTGCCTCCCCTCAGCCTG AGCTTCCTTCTGACAGGAGGACCAGCCCCAGGGAGCCGGCAGGATCCCAGCACCCACCTCCTGGAACTGAATGAGCCCCTGG GCCCGGGCCCCTCCCTGCTCTCTCTCTACCCGGACGAGGACACGGCCCAGCCCAGGAGCCACTTCCAGCTAGCGGCAGGCTTGGCCCAGGCCAACTGA